The window CGGCGATCATGTCGCCCGTGGAAAGATTGCGGGCATCGGCACGCACATGCGCGAAAATCAGCGAATTCATCGCCCCGAAGATCGGCAGAAGAACGAGCTTGGCGCTCACGAAAGCCGTGGCGTTGCCAACCAGATAGACCAGCATATAGCCGCTGACACCGAAGAGCGCGATGAACAGCATGGGCTTGCGATATTCGCCCAGCCTGTCGGCGACGATGCCCATCAGCACGCTGGCGCTGACATTGATGACGGCGGCAAACAGCATCAGCAGGGAATAGACGGTGTTGCTGAGCCCGATTTCACGAATGCCGATAACCGCCTGATAGGGAGCGGTGGCTGCATTCGAAAACCCGAAAAACAGAATAGCGAGCGCCCCGATGCGGATCGACGGATTATTGATAACGATGGAAAGAGCCGACGGCATGGATATTCGCCTGAGATGATCCGGCATCGCCGGATCGCTTGATAAAACCTATCGAACCGCCGTCATCGCCAGCGGGCAGAAAGGATGGGTTTCGGGATATAGTCGAAATGCGGCTTCCATGGGTAAAAATCGCCGTCCCGGCGGCGATTGGGAAGATTTTCGATATCCTGATTGATAACCCCCTCCGTCAGCGCCATCAGATTGGGATTGGCGATCGGCGCAAGCTCCGGCGAAAGATAACCTGACTTGACGACCAGCAGCCTCACCGTCTTCAGATCGAAGCCCAAACGGGTGAAATCCGAAATCATGTGATAGGGCCTGCGCCTGGCGGCCAGAATAACGGTAATGCCACCGATGCCGACCACCGCCTGCCGCTGATCCGTAGCACCTGGATCGTCCAGTTTCAGGACCCTGGCTTCGGCGGTGACGGATGGGCTCTCGGGATCGAGACTGCCGCCGATTTTCAGGGAAAGCGTCGCATCCTCGCCCGCCGCAAAACAGGCTTCGACCGCTGGCCCGTCGGTGATGCCGCCCAGCAACGCGCCCTGCCAGTTGCGCGCAATCAGCGCCGCCAGAACATCGGCGCGATCGCCCACCCCGCCGCCGGTCGGATTGTCGCCCGAATCCGCGAGAATGATCGGACCGGTGGTCGTTTTTGCCGCAATATCGAGAATGGCGTCGAGCGGCTCAGTCACCGGCCCGAAACGGAAATCCTGCCGGGCATTCCAGTAGGATTGCGCGATCTCACTGGCAACCGCCTGCGCGGCCTCCCTGTCTGTCCCCGTCACCACCGCACAGGACGTCGCCCTTGGTTCGTCGGCCCAGACATAGCCGATCATGAAATTCGCATCCCATATGCCGGGCCGGGCATCATGATCCGGCAGAACGGCATAGAGGCTTTTTGTGGGTTCATCTTCCGTGGATGTCTTTTCACCCGGCAGCAGAATGGGGATTTTCGCCCAGGCCACACCAGGCTTCTCGCCCGTCTTCAGCGCCTTAAGCAGCATCGTCCACGCCCGCACCATCGTCTCGCGCACATCGATATGCGGCGCGGTTCGGTAGCCGGCGAAAATATCGAGCTGATCGATGATCGTCTGGCTAACATTGCCATGCAGGTCGTAGCTCGCAGAAATAATCACATCCGGCCCGACCACGGCGCGGGCGCTGGAAATCCAGTCCCCCTCGGCATCGTCCATGCCTTCGACATTCATCGCGCCGTGCATCGCGAGATAAAGCCCGTCAAGCGGCAACGAGGCTCTCAAACGTTCGAGAAACTCCGCCTTGAACGCCTCATAGGCCACACGCGACACGGGGCCGCCCGGCACCGCCCGCGCATGCAGAAGTGGCAATACTTCCGCCCCGCTCCCGCCGAGAAAGTTGAAATACTCGGCTTCCAGCAGCTCCGCGCCGCGAAAAACGCGAAAGTCCTCCTGGCGCATCAGCACCGGCGAGTAGGTGCTGCATTCGGTATGAATACCACCAACGGCAATACGCATCACGCCTTCTCCTCAATAAACCGGATTGAGGGGAACGATGGCGGAAAACCTCAGCCAGTCTTTCTGCGCTTTCGGCGTCCATGCCGCCTCTGCGATGGCCGGCAGTCTTGGGAAAACCAGATGGTTGAAATAAGCGCGGTTGAGGAAATGTTCGGACCAGATGCAGGCCTGAACGCCCTTCATCCGTTCCTTCAACTCCTCTGGAAAATCGCCAACCGCCTCATAGGCATAGGTGTGCGAAGGCGGAACGGTGCCGGCCCAGCTTGCACCGGGCTCCTGCCAGGCTTCATCCTGCACCATGTCGAGATAATAGGCCTGTCCGGGCGTCATCACCACGTCATAACCCTGCTTTGCAAGCTCAAGGCCAACTTCCGGCTTCTGCCATGCCATCAGCAATGTTCCCGCCGGATCCACACCGCCGCCATGCGAAACCTCGTCCCAGCCGGCAAGCTGGCGGCCACGCTCATGCAGCATCCCCTGGATGCGCTTCATGAAATAGGACTGGATGCCGAAGGTACCGTCGAGCCCTTCCTTTTCCATCAACGTTTTGGCAAGCGGCGAGGCAAGCCAGGAACCATCCGCAACCTCGTCGCCACCGATGTGGATCAGCCGCGAGGGGAACAACTCCACCATCTCGTCGAATATCTTGCCGAGGAACTCGTAGGTCGGCTCGATGGCCGGGTTGAGCGCATTGTTGGGATAGCCCTGTACCGAACGGTAGCTGTCCGGCGCTTCCTGCCCGTCCGTCAGATCCGGATAGGCGACGAGAGCCGCCGTGCTGTGGCCGGGTATATCAACCTCCGGAACGATTTCGACGTTCAAAGCCGCCGCATGTGCAACGACCTTGCGTACATCCTCCTGGCTGTAATAACCGGACACCGGTTCGGCGCCGTTGCCGAGCTGCGGCAGAAGCGGCCCATCCGGCCCGCGTGTCGCGCCGACGGTGGTCAGCAGCGGATAGGCCTTGATTTCAAGCCGCCACGCCTCGTCATCGGTCAAGTGCCAATGGAACCGGTTCATGCGCAGCCATGCGAGGATATCGATAAGCCGTACGACATCGCCAGTCGGATAGAATTGCCGCGAGACATCCAGATGGCAGCCGCGCCAGCTATAACGCGGCGCATCGCCGATGCTGCCGGAAGCCGGGAAACGGAATTTGGGATCGACACGCGCACCATGCAGCAATTGCGCCAGAACCGTCAGGCCATATTGCAGGCCGGCAGCGGCCGAATATTCCACGACGACGGCCTCATCCGAGAAAGACAGGCGATAACCTTCCGCTTCCAGCCCGCTATGCTGTTTGAAACGAAGCGGTTTTCCCTCATGAACGGGCGCAAGGCTGAAAGGCACGTGTCCCACGGCAAAAAGCCTGCGGAACAGCGAAAGCACGGTTTCCACCGCAAGTACTTCCTCAGCCTTCGCATTATCCGCCGGGTAAAGCGCGACGGGAAAGCCCTCGCCCGGTTCGGCATCGATTTCAGCAGGCCAGGGCTGGATGGCGAAAGGCAGGTCGAGCTTCCCTTCGGGAAGCAGAACCGGTGCTGGCTCGCTGTGACGCCCATCCAGCATCAGGTCACCGACATCGACCGCACGATGCGTGCCGTCGGCAAGGCTGATATAAGCGGATTTCGCACCATCCGTGCGATGGCGGGCTGGCCTCAGCAAGCCATCGACGGTGAAACGCCAGGATTTACCGGCCTCGAGCACGAAACCGGGCGGCGGCGCAAATTCGTGGAAATTGGCATTGCGGCGCAGATAAACGGCATTGCCGCAAACCGGCTTGTCCACCGTCCGGGTGAGGGATGTGTAGACGATGCGAAAGTCCTTCAGCGGCTCG is drawn from Agrobacterium tumefaciens and contains these coding sequences:
- a CDS encoding M81 family metallopeptidase, giving the protein MRIAVGGIHTECSTYSPVLMRQEDFRVFRGAELLEAEYFNFLGGSGAEVLPLLHARAVPGGPVSRVAYEAFKAEFLERLRASLPLDGLYLAMHGAMNVEGMDDAEGDWISSARAVVGPDVIISASYDLHGNVSQTIIDQLDIFAGYRTAPHIDVRETMVRAWTMLLKALKTGEKPGVAWAKIPILLPGEKTSTEDEPTKSLYAVLPDHDARPGIWDANFMIGYVWADEPRATSCAVVTGTDREAAQAVASEIAQSYWNARQDFRFGPVTEPLDAILDIAAKTTTGPIILADSGDNPTGGGVGDRADVLAALIARNWQGALLGGITDGPAVEACFAAGEDATLSLKIGGSLDPESPSVTAEARVLKLDDPGATDQRQAVVGIGGITVILAARRRPYHMISDFTRLGFDLKTVRLLVVKSGYLSPELAPIANPNLMALTEGVINQDIENLPNRRRDGDFYPWKPHFDYIPKPILSARWR
- a CDS encoding beta-N-acetylhexosaminidase — protein: MALAHYRLENSWHPLAESASGGFTFTLVNLSREPLKDFRIVYTSLTRTVDKPVCGNAVYLRRNANFHEFAPPPGFVLEAGKSWRFTVDGLLRPARHRTDGAKSAYISLADGTHRAVDVGDLMLDGRHSEPAPVLLPEGKLDLPFAIQPWPAEIDAEPGEGFPVALYPADNAKAEEVLAVETVLSLFRRLFAVGHVPFSLAPVHEGKPLRFKQHSGLEAEGYRLSFSDEAVVVEYSAAAGLQYGLTVLAQLLHGARVDPKFRFPASGSIGDAPRYSWRGCHLDVSRQFYPTGDVVRLIDILAWLRMNRFHWHLTDDEAWRLEIKAYPLLTTVGATRGPDGPLLPQLGNGAEPVSGYYSQEDVRKVVAHAAALNVEIVPEVDIPGHSTAALVAYPDLTDGQEAPDSYRSVQGYPNNALNPAIEPTYEFLGKIFDEMVELFPSRLIHIGGDEVADGSWLASPLAKTLMEKEGLDGTFGIQSYFMKRIQGMLHERGRQLAGWDEVSHGGGVDPAGTLLMAWQKPEVGLELAKQGYDVVMTPGQAYYLDMVQDEAWQEPGASWAGTVPPSHTYAYEAVGDFPEELKERMKGVQACIWSEHFLNRAYFNHLVFPRLPAIAEAAWTPKAQKDWLRFSAIVPLNPVY